A genomic window from Sparus aurata chromosome 14, fSpaAur1.1, whole genome shotgun sequence includes:
- the prkcq gene encoding protein kinase C theta type, which produces MSPFLRIGFSKFEIDPGLAYHEEVLNAYCAVHMKEAIDTEKGQVYKQKKPTMYPPWSTTFDAHIHRGRIMHVMVKDRTAELKSETTVALDSLATQCKKENGKLEIWLDLKPQGRLKMEARYYLEKCDAAGQTEGEQESEPEREGLFALHQRRGAIKQAKIHIVKCHEFSATFFPQPTFCSVCKEFVWGLNKQGYQCRQCNAAIHKKCIDKVIAKCTGSAINSKETMIHKERFKIDMPHRFKVYNYKSPTFCEHCGTLLWGLAKQGLKCEECSMNVHHKCEKKVANLCGVNQKLMAEALAIIESKQQARCVRESDIIGREGPVTVSQPGMVRAPSGLVTGLTTTATPANKEPQGVSWDGPGGVSRSLAEEVSDEEPLYAVPKKDHHHHPKFTVDDFVLHKMLGKGSFGKVFLAELKKSGQFYAVKALKKDVVLMDDDVECTMVERRVLSLAWENPFLTHLYCTFQTKENLFFVMEYLNGGDLMFHIQNCHKFDTHRATFYAAEIICGLQFLHSKGIIYRDLKLDNVLLDSEGHIKIADFGMCKENMQDDFRTSTFCGTPDYIAPEILLGQKYNSAVDWWSFGVLLYEMLIGQSPFHGRDEEELFQSIRTDNPVYPRWLTKDAKDILIKLFVREPEERLGVKGNIRQHNFFSSTDWNALQQRQVAPPFRPTLSSPSDCSNFDKEFINEKPRLSCADRTLINSVDQTMFRNFSFVNPGMARIAAR; this is translated from the exons aAAAGGGCCAAGTGTACAAGCAGAAGAAGCCCACCATGTACCCGCCGTGGAGCACCACGTTCGACGCCCACATCCACCGCGGTCGCATCATGCACGTGATGGTGAAGGACCGGACGGCCGAGCTGAAGTCAGAGACCACGGTGGCTCTGGACTCGCTGGCAACACAGTGCAAGAAGGAGAACGGCAAGCTGGAAATTTGG CTGGACTTGAAGCCGCAAGGACGTCTGAAGATGGAGGCTCGGTATTATCTGGAGAAATGCG ACGCCGCAGGTCAGACTGAAGGAGAACAAGAGTCGGAACCGGAGCGAGAGGGTCTGTTCGCCCTCCACCAGCGGCGAGGCGCCATCAAACAGGCCAAAATCCACATCGTCAAGTGTCACGAGTTCAGCGCCACGTTCTTCCCTCAGCCGACCTTCTGCTCCGTCTGCAAAGAGTTCGTCTG GGGTCTCAACAAGCAGGGCTACCAGTGCAGAC AGTGCAACGCGGCCATTCACAAAAAATGCATCGACAAAGTCATCGCCAAATGCACCGGGTCAGCCATCAACAGCAAGGAAACGATG ATCCACAAGGAGCGCTTCAAGATCGACATGCCTCACAGGTTTAAAGTCTACAACTACAAGAGTCCGACCTTCTGTGAACACTGTGGCACTCTGCTGTGGGGGCTCGCCAAGCAGGGGCTCAAATGTGAGG AATGCAGCATGAACGTTCATCATAAGTGCGAGAAGAAAGTGGCCAACCTCTGCGGGGTGAACCAGAAGCTGATGGCTGAAGCTCTCGCAATCATCGAGAGCAAACAGCAG GCGCGATGCGTCAGAGAATCAGACATTATTGGTCGAGAGGGTCCAGTCACAGTTAGCCAACCGGGAATGGTGCGAGCTCCGTCTGGGTTAGTGACGGGTCTAACAACCACAGCTACACCTGCAAACAAAG agccACAGGGTGTTTCATGGGACGGACCGGGTGGCGTCAGCAGGTCGCTCGCTGAGGAGGTGTCGGATGAAGAGCCTCTGTACGCCGTTCCCAAGAAggatcaccaccaccaccccaaaTTCACCGTTGATGACTTCGTCCTGCACAAGATGCTCGGGAAGGGCAGCTTCGGAAAG GTGTTTTTAGCCGAGCTGAAGAAAAGCGGGCAGTTCTACGCGGTGAAGGCTCTGAAGAAAGACGTGGTGCTGATGGACGACGACGTGGAGTGCACCATGGTGGAGAGGAGGGTCCTGTCTTTAGCCTGGGAAAACCCTTTCCTCACACACCTTTACTGCACCTTCCAGACAAAG GAGAACCTGTTCTTCGTGATGGAGTATCTGAATGGAGGAGATCTCATGTTCCACATCCAGAACTGCCACAAGTTTGACACGCACAGAGCCAC CTTTTACGCAGCCGAGATCATCTGCGGTCTCCAGTTCCTGCACTCGAAAGGAATTATTTATAG AGATCTGAAGTTGGATAACGTGCTGCTGGACTCTGAGGGTCATATAAAGATCGCAGACTTCGGCATGTGTAAGGAGAACATGCAGGACGACTTCCGGACGTCGACCTTCTGTGGGACACCGGACTACATCGCTCCAGAG ATCCTGCTGGGGCAGAAGTACAACAGCGCTGTGGACTGGTGGTCGTTCGGAGTGCTGCTGTACGAGATGCTGATCGGTCAGTCTCCGTTCCACGGCCGCGATGAAGAGGAGCTGTTCCAGTCCATACGAACAGACAACCCTGTTTATCCTCGCTGGCTCACCAAAGACGCCAAAGACATTCTGATCAAG CTGTTTGTGAGGGAGCCTGAGGAGCGTCTGGGAGTGAAGGGGAACATCAGGCAGCACAACTTCTTCAGCAGCACCGACTGGAACGCCTTGCAACAACGACAGGTGGCGCCACCTTTCAGGCCAACTTTA TCGTCGCCCAGTGACTGCAGTAACTTCGACAAAGAGTTCATCAACGAGAAGCCGCGGCTGTCGTGCGCCGACCGGACGCTCATCAACAGCGTCGACCAGACGATGTTCAGAAACTTCTCCTTCGTGAACCCGGGGATGGCTCGCATCGCGGCACGCTGA